A portion of the Bacteroides faecium genome contains these proteins:
- a CDS encoding dienelactone hydrolase family protein, with amino-acid sequence MKQWSTLLVFLFLSLSLSAQKGYEKDVFVSSKGDSLRYRMIHPESVKPGEKFPLVLFLHGAGERGNDNEKQLANGGQMFLNPVNQEKFPAFVLVPQCPVDKYWAYPERPKSFVPADMPVGQEITPIFQTLKQLLDSYLAMPEVDKQRVYIIGLSMGAMGTYDLVARYPEIFAAAIPICGTVNPSRLATAKDVKFRIFHGDADNIVPVEGSREAYKALKAAGADVEYIEFPGCNHGSWNPAFNYPGFMDWLFKQKKKR; translated from the coding sequence ATGAAGCAATGGAGTACTTTACTTGTTTTTCTCTTTTTGAGCTTGTCGTTATCTGCTCAAAAAGGTTATGAGAAGGATGTCTTTGTATCTTCCAAAGGAGATTCTTTGCGTTATCGGATGATTCACCCGGAGTCTGTGAAGCCGGGAGAGAAGTTTCCGTTGGTATTGTTTCTGCATGGAGCCGGTGAACGGGGAAACGACAACGAGAAACAGTTGGCGAATGGCGGACAAATGTTCCTCAATCCGGTCAATCAGGAGAAGTTTCCGGCTTTTGTCCTTGTTCCTCAATGTCCGGTAGATAAATATTGGGCTTATCCGGAACGTCCGAAATCCTTTGTTCCTGCCGATATGCCCGTGGGACAGGAGATTACTCCTATTTTTCAGACGCTGAAACAGTTGCTTGACTCTTATCTGGCCATGCCCGAGGTGGATAAGCAACGTGTCTATATTATCGGACTTTCTATGGGTGCGATGGGGACATATGATTTAGTTGCGCGTTATCCTGAGATATTTGCTGCCGCCATTCCTATTTGCGGTACGGTAAATCCAAGCCGTTTGGCAACTGCCAAAGACGTGAAGTTCCGTATATTTCATGGGGATGCGGATAATATAGTGCCGGTGGAAGGATCGCGCGAAGCATACAAGGCGCTGAAGGCTGCCGGAGCCGATGTGGAATATATTGAATTTCCCGGCTGTAATCACGGCAGTTGGAATCCGGCTTTCAATTATCCCGGATTTATGGATTGGTTATTCAAACAGAAAAAGAAACGCTGA
- a CDS encoding oligosaccharide flippase family protein, with protein sequence MAGLKSLAKDTAIYGLSSIVGRFLNYMLVPLYTAVLPASTGGYGVVSNVYAFTALMLVLLTFGMETGFFRFANKSGEEPMKVYANSLLSVGGVSLIFVLLCLLFLQPISNLLDYGNHPEFIAMMAVVVALDSFQCIPFAYLRYKKRPIKFAAIKLLSIVGGIGLNLFFLLLCPWLNIHYPETISWFYDPDYLIGYIFISNLIVSVGQMFFFIPELRGFAYKLDRALLKRMVVYSFPVLILGLVGILNQTVDKMIYPFLFEDRQEGLVQLGIYAATSKIAMVMAMFTQAFRYAYEPFVFGKDREGDNRKMYAAAMKYFLIFSLLAFLAVMFYLDLLRYLVARGYWEGLGVVAIVMLAEICKGVYFNLSFWYKLTDETRWGAYFSLIGCAIIVIMNILLVPTYGYIASAWASVAGYGTIMLLSYWMGQKKYPIHYDLKSIGLYVLLAAVLYVLGEQVPISNLVLRLAFRTVLLLLFVSYIIKRDLPLSQIPVINRFIKKK encoded by the coding sequence ATGGCTGGACTAAAATCATTAGCAAAAGATACTGCAATTTACGGGCTGAGTAGCATTGTCGGACGATTCCTTAACTATATGCTGGTGCCGTTGTACACGGCTGTTTTACCGGCTTCTACAGGTGGGTATGGAGTCGTATCGAATGTTTATGCATTCACTGCCTTGATGCTTGTACTGCTTACGTTCGGTATGGAAACCGGATTCTTCCGGTTTGCCAATAAATCGGGAGAAGAACCGATGAAAGTATATGCCAACTCTCTGCTTTCGGTAGGCGGGGTATCGTTGATCTTCGTTCTTCTCTGTCTGCTGTTTCTACAACCGATCTCCAATCTGCTGGACTATGGCAATCATCCGGAATTTATAGCGATGATGGCTGTTGTGGTGGCCTTAGACTCTTTTCAGTGTATTCCTTTCGCTTATCTACGCTATAAAAAACGACCGATAAAGTTTGCGGCTATCAAACTGCTTTCCATTGTTGGCGGAATTGGGCTGAACCTGTTTTTCTTACTGTTATGCCCCTGGCTGAATATACATTATCCGGAAACTATCTCATGGTTCTATGATCCCGATTATCTGATAGGCTATATCTTTATCAGTAACCTGATAGTCTCCGTTGGTCAGATGTTCTTCTTTATCCCTGAGCTGAGAGGTTTTGCCTACAAACTGGATAGGGCACTGCTGAAACGTATGGTTGTTTATTCCTTCCCGGTATTGATTCTCGGCTTGGTCGGTATTCTGAACCAGACGGTGGATAAGATGATTTATCCGTTCCTTTTCGAAGACCGTCAGGAAGGATTGGTGCAACTAGGTATTTATGCAGCTACCAGTAAAATAGCCATGGTGATGGCTATGTTTACACAAGCTTTCCGCTATGCTTACGAACCGTTTGTATTTGGCAAGGATCGTGAAGGGGACAACCGGAAAATGTATGCGGCTGCGATGAAATATTTTCTCATATTCTCGTTACTGGCTTTCCTTGCTGTGATGTTCTATCTCGATTTGCTGCGCTATCTGGTGGCAAGAGGATATTGGGAAGGGCTGGGAGTCGTGGCTATTGTGATGCTTGCGGAAATCTGCAAAGGTGTCTATTTCAATCTCTCTTTCTGGTATAAACTGACGGATGAAACACGATGGGGAGCTTATTTCTCTCTGATAGGTTGTGCCATTATTGTAATAATGAATATTCTGTTGGTTCCTACTTACGGCTATATTGCTTCTGCCTGGGCTTCCGTTGCCGGATATGGAACCATCATGCTGTTATCTTACTGGATGGGACAGAAGAAATATCCGATTCACTATGATTTGAAAAGTATCGGGCTTTATGTGCTGCTTGCCGCGGTTCTCTATGTGCTTGGTGAACAAGTGCCTATCTCGAATCTTGTACTCCGGCTTGCTTTCCGTACCGTACTCCTATTGTTATTTGTAAGCTATATTATCAAGCGGGACCTGCCTTTGAGCCAGATTCCTGTTATTAACCGATTTATAAAGAAGAAATAA